In Dehalococcoidales bacterium, the DNA window CTGGTCAAAGCCGATACGGTGGCTGTAGGGACCATCGGGGCCGAAGGCAGATACATGAGCAAAGATTATGTCCGGCCTGGTCGCCTTCAGCTTTTCGTAGGTAATACCAATTGCCTTGGCCGCCTCCGGGCTGAAGTTTTCTATAACCACGTCGGAGCGCTTTATCAGTTCGCTGAGGATTTCCCGGGCGCGTTCGTTCCTTTCGAAGTTGAGGGAGATGCCTTTCTTGTTGCGGTTCTGGTTGGCAAACCCATAGCTACAGCCAGCAGGTGTAAGCAACCCGAGGTACCTGTCCTGCCCACCGCCGGGTCTTTCTATCCGAATGACCTCGGCACCGAGGTCGGCAAGAAGCATGCCGCAGAAAGGGCAGGCGATAAACCGCCCCAGGTCAAGCACTCTGACTCCATCCAGTGGTCCCGCCATCCCGAGAACCTCCTTCTCACCCCTGTCAGGGGAGCATCATACTTACAACACGGTCAATACCGCTCAAGTCGGGCGTCACTTCTACTAAGGCCGGTGGGAAAAGGCCATGTAAGAAGACACTCACCGCCCCGGCCTGACCTTCGCCTACCTCCAGCAGGAGGTGACCCCCGGAGCCGGGCACAGCCTTCGCCTGGCTACACAACCGCCGTATCTTGTCCAGACCATCGGTGCCCCCGTCCAGTGCCAGCCGGGGTTCCCGGCTCACCGGACCGCTGCGGGGCAGGTCCGTCTCCCGGACATAGGGCAGATTGGCCACTACCATCTCAACCGGTTCCGGTAATGCACCCAGCAGGTCACAGTTCAGGAGATGCACCCTGTCAGACACGCCATGTTTCCGGGAGTTGACCCGGGCAACCTCCAGGGCGGAAGCGGAAATATCGGTAGCATAGACCCTCACGTGCGGCAGCTCCAGCGCCAGGCTGATGGCAACTGCACCGCAGCCGGTGCCGACCTCGGCTATAACCGAAAGACGGCGCTTCCGTACAATTTCCAGGGCCTTCTCTACCAGCAACTCGGTCTCCGGTCTGGGGACAAGTACGGAAGCATCAACGAGAAAATCACGCCCGTAGAACTCCCGGTGTCCGATGATATAGGCGGTTGGTTCATCATCAAGACGACGGGCCAAGCGGTCTCTGAAGGCATTCTGCTGCTCGGTGCTCAACTCGTCGTCAAGTGCCAGGTACAGTCCCACCCGGTCCTTTTTCAGGGTATCGCGGAGCAGTACCTCCGCCTCCAGGGGAGCGTCCTCGATGTTACTATCGGTGAGCACCTTCCGGGCGTCATCCAGGACTTCTTTCACATTCACGCCAGTTGTTCCTGCATCTGTTTTGTCCGCTCACTGGTGGTCAGGGTATCAATAAGCTGGTCCAGGTCCCCCTCCATAATACGGGTAAGGTTGTGCAGGTTGAGGTTAATACGGTGGTCCGAAATCCGGTCCTGCGGAAAGTTGTAGGTCCGTATCTTCTCGGAGCGGTCACCGGTACCTACCTGGGAACGACGCTTCGAGGTTACCTCCGCCTCCTGTCGACTCCGCTCCATATCCAGCAGCCGGGCGCGGAGTACTGCCATGGCCTTGTTCTTGTTCCTGAGTTGCGAGCGTTCGTCCTGGCAGGTCACTACCATACCGGTCGGCAGGTGCGTAATCCGCACCGCGGTAGCAACCTTGTTGACATTCTGACCGCCGGCACCACCGCTGTGAAAGATGTCAATCCTCAGGTCGTCAGGGTTGACTTCAACATCCACTTCTTCGGCCTCGGGCAAGACAGCTACGGTGGCCGTGGATGTGTGAATCCTGCCTGAAGATTCTGTGACCGGCACCCGCTGCACCCGGTGGACGCCCCGTTCGTACTTTAGCCGGCTGAAAACGCCCTTACCCCTTACCTCCAGGATGACCTCCTTGAAGCCGCCGACGCCACTCTCATTGGCGTTGATGACGTCCACGTCCCATCTCCTGGACTGGGCATACCGGGTGTACATGCGGAACAGGTCAGCGGCAAAGAGCCCCGCTTCGTCGCCACCG includes these proteins:
- the prfA gene encoding peptide chain release factor 1, whose product is MWDRLAETENRYEELDRQMADPELVSNIKELRRLAREKAGLEEVVTLYRECRAAARSLEETRGMLSEEKDEEMASLVRQEIEGLESRLEKLQEELKVALVPRDPSDEKNIIMEIRAGAGGDEAGLFAADLFRMYTRYAQSRRWDVDVINANESGVGGFKEVILEVRGKGVFSRLKYERGVHRVQRVPVTESSGRIHTSTATVAVLPEAEEVDVEVNPDDLRIDIFHSGGAGGQNVNKVATAVRITHLPTGMVVTCQDERSQLRNKNKAMAVLRARLLDMERSRQEAEVTSKRRSQVGTGDRSEKIRTYNFPQDRISDHRINLNLHNLTRIMEGDLDQLIDTLTTSERTKQMQEQLA
- the prmC gene encoding peptide chain release factor N(5)-glutamine methyltransferase, translating into MNVKEVLDDARKVLTDSNIEDAPLEAEVLLRDTLKKDRVGLYLALDDELSTEQQNAFRDRLARRLDDEPTAYIIGHREFYGRDFLVDASVLVPRPETELLVEKALEIVRKRRLSVIAEVGTGCGAVAISLALELPHVRVYATDISASALEVARVNSRKHGVSDRVHLLNCDLLGALPEPVEMVVANLPYVRETDLPRSGPVSREPRLALDGGTDGLDKIRRLCSQAKAVPGSGGHLLLEVGEGQAGAVSVFLHGLFPPALVEVTPDLSGIDRVVSMMLP